Below is a window of Schistocerca cancellata isolate TAMUIC-IGC-003103 chromosome 4, iqSchCanc2.1, whole genome shotgun sequence DNA.
catgatgcaaaagccatgaattgcttTTCCACAACTCTGAACTGTCTTGTGTATTGCTTCTCATATATGGTGCATAacatcaaggtaatactccttgTTGACCATACAACCTCgaggcaaaaattcatgactcACTAGGTCACGGTAATTGAAcaaaacagtgagcaaaactttgaaatttgattgaactttgcttttttttttttttttttttttttttttttttgtcttggctcTCCAGGATGCTTCCATTAGGACAACTGGGCTTTGGTTTCAACATCTTAACTgtatacccatgtttcatcaccagttatgacccttttgagtaAATCAAGATCATCACTGACATCATTCAAGAGCTTCTGAGTGACGCTCATGCAATGGTTTTTCTAATCCAAATTGAGacgttttggaacaaactttgccgACACGTGTCATGCTCAAAAcagactggggaaaaaaaaaaaaaaaaaaagcatgacaCGAGCCAACTGATATGCCAACTTCCTCCATAACTTCTCTTATGGTAATTTGACAGttttaaaaaacaattttcttcacagcttcgatgTTATCATATGTCGTTAATGTGCTGGAGCATCCAGAGTAAGGTTCGTCATTGGCattttctcggccatcttggaagagcttgtaccacttgtaaacttttttttttttagagtagaCTCGCTGTATGCcattgtcaacatttcaagtgtttcagagcactggattccatttttcacacaaaatttaacgctaattctttgctccatttttttataataatcaaaaatCACCGAGCACACTAAAACttgtctaacctttctatctgttaaaaataaacaaaacatgctGTACACTCTAAACTGTGAAAATATATTTGGGACGTGTACcagcataacaaaaaaaaaaagactgataaTCAAATGTATGTTGCCCGTGCAACTtggaaagtcaccttactttttgaacagtccTTGTATATGGAAACTAGAAGAAACCTGTGCTATATAATTTTGATATTATGAAAGCTCTATATTTTCTGTTTAGTATTGTCACAGAGAGACAAAAAATTGGATTTGTTGTAGTTGGTTGGTTTCTtttgggggtggagggggaggagtaggGTTGAAAACGGGAACTGTGGAAGGAATTCCACATTGACTGCACAAACATGTGCTTCAGCACTTAAAATGATGAAACAAAACATACTCAGTTATTGTTGAAAGATAGTGCTAAACTTATAAATAACCCAGTCCCAAGTCTATGTAAACATCATGGTAATCAACTAACATAAAACTTGTTTCTTCACAATTTGTGTCTAGAAATAGAAACAAacgctgttcagttttggaactaAGGCTCCAGACAGGCAGTACCAATATTGACTGTTGTAGAAACCAGAAGTTAAATAGTTGTACTGATCTTCAAATTTCTTGCAGTTGTAGTTGTAGTTAATGGCTCAGCTCATTGTCATGTAAcataaatggggtatgttctctgCAAAAGGCCAGGGATTGATACATTTCTGAACAAAGCACTTCTCCCTGTAATTGATGGTTCAGTGTTATGCATTTAAGAAACATGAAACACTTTTAGGACAACTTATACATATTTCACAACAATCAAAAATTAAGATACTTTTGAATATGAACATTTCCAtatatcttcaaatttttacaaaaCAGTATTACAAAGGTACAATGGAGACAAGCCCCAGACTTGCATCCCCCATGAACTTTTCTCACAGGCTCTAATAAGTGTACCACAAAGGTCTGTATCTACCCTGCCTAAAATCAAAATAGCGCTGTGCACATCGTATACCGTTCAGCATAAATGCAAATTCCCTATACGCTTCCCTAAACTGATTAATTAACTGTTGCAAATTTGGTTTGTAAAACCACAATTCTTCAAGTACAATTACAGCAGCTGCATAGTTTATTTTATTGCCATAAAACGTAAGTGCTAAATCGTCGATACGCTGCTGCGTAGTTGGTACcaggaaggcgaggcgcaggtcaTCAGGATAGTTACGGATGTGCTCCCAattggcataaaaaaattccaacgcagacattagctgtaacaaCAATCTTTATTCAGAACGTGACCGTtccctttcttttacaaaatgtcatataaacTCTATTACGTACAATAAAGGTTACATATTTAACTTCACTTTGTACAACGTCCGATTTATCGGGTTCGTCGCCAGCAACTTGTACACCTATATAAAAAGGATTTACTCCTTGGAATagtttgtttttacatttacattgattttCTAAATCTACCCATGATTTTACTTTTCCAATTTCGGCACTGGTTTCTGGTTTACAATATGTTACAAACTTAAATGCATTACGCCTACTATACTTTCTCCATGGTACACCAGACGATTTGTCGGGTTTCAAGCTAAATGGCCCCAATTTATTAGTACAAGCTATTCTAACTTTTTCTAATGCGCCCTGATCTTCATAGAATTTTTTATTAGCTCTGTCATCTAGTGTTAGTCGCTCTACCCTTACATTAATTCTATATACATATGTCACGATTTTATTAATAATGACAGCATTATATTTGTTAGCAAAAAACTTAAACTCATCGGTTATGTCATAGTGcttaaaagtagtgaaattttggGCATTCTCGTCATATTTTTCAATAGTTGCCATTTTTCCATATTCGAATCTAGCTGCGTCCACTTGTGTATATTCAGTACGCCACTTGCACATTCGTCCAAAATACGGCCTAGTCAGAGTGTTCCGTCGGCGAATCCATCGCCTCGGACGTGCACGGCGAAACCGGTTCGTCATCTTCATCCGACGATATGCAAATGGTCTCCGCCTCGGCTTCCACGTCCGACGTGGCCGACGCCATCTCCTCCTTCATATTTAAACAATGAATAATATGGCAATCGGCATGCACTACATGTAATCGTGAAATCAATGCTTCATCACCGACATTAAATTCATTTGACACAAATAGACAAGTCCCCTATGTTTAATAGTCATTCCAGGCTTGTTTTTCACATTGACAGTGACAGGGCGACCTTCAACAATTCGTTTCAAAATAGAAGCAAATGGACGCCAATGAAGCCAATCAAATTCTTCGAACAGTATAACATGATGTATATGTCCATCATACCCGCCAAATCCGAATTCGGAACAAAATGGCATATAAACATGTTGCTTGCGAGACAGCACTTTTTCAACTAAGGTGGATTTGCCAATATTCGTGCCTCCATACAAATACAATTGCTTCTTACGTACCATTTTGGACCGAAAGGCCTCATTATACCAGCGGACCACGCGGCCCGCCCAACCATTGTACGTGAGATGGCACTCGGTTAGGCAACGTGCAACACACTTCTTGTTCTGAAAGGATTCAAAATACTTCTCAATAAAACGTACACGGGAccaattgttaacaagaaatgaatcTGTATAATCGATATATTCCGTACGTTCGGCCCATCGCCTTAATCTGACATTGAACGATAATGCTGACTCATTAACATTACATATTGGTTGTGCATCACACTTCGTGATATAGATAAGGGCATTTCTcctactcctgcatttctgtacatcTGGTTTCATAAGATAATTAACACTTTCAGAGAAACTTAAAATGTAAAGAAATGGATTTTCAAAATACTGTATGTGGCAAATGAAATATCAATTGATAGT
It encodes the following:
- the LOC126185069 gene encoding uncharacterized protein LOC126185069 — translated: MKMTNRFRRARPRRWIRRRNTLTRPYFGRMCKWRTEYTQVDAARFEYGKMATIEKYDENAQNFTTFKHYDITDEFKFFANKYNAVIINKIVTYVYRINVRVERLTLDDRANKKFYEDQGALEKVRIACTNKLGPFSLKPDKSSGVPWRKYSRRNAFKFVTYCKPETSAEIGKVKSWVDLENQCKCKNKLFQGVNPFYIGVQVAGDEPDKSDVVQSEVKYVTFIVRNRVYMTFCKRKGTVTF